The following proteins come from a genomic window of Mammaliicoccus sp. Marseille-Q6498:
- the gcvPB gene encoding aminomethyl-transferring glycine dehydrogenase subunit GcvPB, giving the protein MRKPSSELIFERSRKDRIAYSLPSKEVETQNVQNILGDKFTRKQKAELPEVSELDLMRHYTELSNKNHGVDTGFYPLGSCTMKYNPKVNEKVARMSGFANAHPLQDESTVQGSLEIIYDLQEHLKEITGMDEVTLQPAAGAHGEWTALLMIKAYHESNGDFNRTKVIVPDSAHGTNPASAKVAGFDTVTVKSNEKGLVDIEDLKRVVGDDTAAIMLTNPNTLGLFEEDILEIREIVHKAGGKLYYDGANLNAIMSKVRPGDMGFDAVHLNLHKTFTGPHGGGGPGSGPVGVKSDLVPFLPKPTVVKENDVFKFEHDIPQSIGRVKPFFGNFGIYLRAYTYIRTMGPDGLKAVSETAVLNANYMLRRLQDHFDTPYTQHCKHEFVISGSRQKKLGVRTLDIAKRLLDFNFHPPTIYFPINVEECMMIEPTETESKETLDAFCDTLIQIAKEAEDNPEIVLDAPHTTVIGRLDETQAARKPVLKFELLKEEKA; this is encoded by the coding sequence ATGCGTAAACCATCAAGTGAATTAATTTTCGAGCGCTCTAGAAAAGATAGAATTGCATATTCATTACCTTCTAAAGAAGTTGAAACTCAAAACGTACAAAATATTTTAGGTGATAAATTTACTAGAAAACAAAAAGCAGAATTGCCAGAAGTAAGTGAATTAGATTTAATGAGACATTATACGGAACTTTCTAATAAAAACCACGGTGTAGATACTGGTTTTTACCCATTAGGTTCATGTACGATGAAATACAATCCTAAAGTAAATGAAAAAGTTGCCAGAATGTCTGGTTTCGCTAATGCACATCCATTACAAGATGAATCAACTGTCCAAGGTTCTTTAGAAATTATTTATGATTTACAAGAACATTTAAAAGAGATTACTGGAATGGATGAAGTAACATTACAACCTGCAGCTGGTGCACACGGTGAATGGACTGCTTTATTAATGATAAAAGCATACCATGAATCAAATGGTGATTTTAACCGTACTAAAGTTATCGTTCCAGATTCAGCACACGGTACGAATCCGGCATCTGCTAAAGTGGCTGGTTTTGATACGGTTACTGTTAAATCTAACGAAAAAGGTTTAGTAGATATTGAAGATTTAAAACGTGTAGTAGGTGATGACACTGCTGCAATTATGTTAACGAATCCTAACACTTTAGGATTATTTGAAGAAGATATTTTAGAAATAAGAGAAATTGTTCATAAAGCCGGCGGAAAACTTTACTATGATGGTGCAAACTTAAATGCGATTATGAGTAAAGTTAGACCAGGAGATATGGGATTTGACGCAGTTCATCTTAATTTACACAAAACGTTTACTGGTCCACATGGTGGAGGAGGCCCTGGTTCAGGTCCTGTAGGTGTTAAATCAGATTTAGTACCTTTCTTACCAAAACCAACCGTTGTGAAAGAAAATGACGTATTTAAATTCGAACATGATATTCCTCAATCAATTGGAAGAGTAAAACCATTCTTCGGAAACTTTGGAATATATTTAAGAGCATATACTTATATTAGAACAATGGGGCCAGATGGTCTTAAAGCTGTATCAGAAACAGCTGTATTAAATGCTAATTACATGCTTAGAAGATTGCAAGATCATTTCGATACACCATATACACAACACTGTAAACACGAATTTGTAATAAGTGGTTCAAGACAGAAAAAATTAGGTGTAAGAACGTTAGATATAGCAAAACGTTTGTTAGACTTTAATTTCCATCCACCTACAATTTACTTCCCAATCAATGTGGAAGAATGTATGATGATTGAACCAACAGAAACAGAATCTAAAGAAACGTTAGATGCGTTCTGTGATACTTTAATTCAAATTGCGAAAGAAGCGGAAGACAATCCTGAAATCGTACTAGATGCACCACATACAACTGTAATAGGTCGTTTAGACGAAACACAAGCAGCTAGAAAACCAGTCTTAAAATTTGAATTACTAAAAGAAGAAAAAGCATAA
- a CDS encoding rhodanese-like domain-containing protein, whose translation MNYWYIALIILVFIIIYMAINYFLNKRAVTELDQNEFHNGLRKAQVIDLREKADFDYGHIIGARNIPMSVFRTRYQGLRKDQPIYFCDANGIASYRAAKIMKKKGYTDLYMLKGGYKKWTGKVKSK comes from the coding sequence ATGAATTATTGGTACATCGCGCTTATCATCCTAGTTTTTATTATCATTTATATGGCAATTAACTATTTTTTAAACAAGCGCGCAGTTACAGAATTAGATCAGAATGAGTTTCACAATGGATTAAGGAAGGCACAAGTAATAGACTTACGGGAAAAAGCCGACTTTGATTATGGTCATATTATTGGAGCAAGAAACATTCCAATGAGTGTTTTCCGCACAAGATACCAGGGATTACGTAAAGATCAACCTATTTATTTTTGCGATGCTAACGGTATAGCAAGCTATAGAGCTGCAAAAATAATGAAGAAAAAAGGGTATACCGATTTGTATATGCTTAAAGGCGGATATAAAAAGTGGACTGGGAAAGTTAAATCCAAATAA
- a CDS encoding biotin/lipoate A/B protein ligase family protein produces the protein MKETWHFINTKSNDPYYNMAVDEALMNFVSRGEIDPVIRFYTWDPATLSIGYFQKLTKEIDIEKVKEKGYGLVRRATGGRGVLHDKELTYSVIVPETHPNMPKTVTEAYRVISEGLLQGFKALGFDAYFSIPKTKEARDKLKTPRSSVCFDAPSWYELVVEERKIAGSAQTRQKGVILQHGSILQDIDVDELFDMFIYKNDRLKDKMKAAFVDKAIAINDIADRHITLEEMEEAFYEGFKKGLDIEYKPLEFTDAQLAEIKNIEEKYKSDEWTYRK, from the coding sequence GTGAAAGAAACTTGGCACTTTATTAATACAAAATCAAATGACCCATATTACAATATGGCAGTGGACGAAGCACTCATGAATTTTGTGAGTAGAGGGGAAATCGATCCAGTTATAAGATTTTACACATGGGATCCAGCTACTTTATCAATAGGTTATTTTCAAAAATTAACAAAAGAAATTGATATAGAGAAAGTTAAAGAAAAAGGTTACGGTCTTGTTAGACGTGCTACAGGTGGTAGAGGTGTATTACATGACAAAGAGTTAACTTACAGCGTTATAGTACCTGAAACGCATCCAAACATGCCTAAAACCGTTACAGAAGCATATCGCGTTATATCAGAAGGTTTGTTACAAGGTTTTAAAGCATTAGGGTTTGATGCATACTTCTCAATTCCAAAAACTAAAGAAGCAAGAGATAAATTAAAGACCCCTAGAAGCTCAGTATGTTTCGATGCACCAAGTTGGTATGAACTAGTAGTTGAAGAAAGAAAAATAGCAGGAAGCGCGCAAACTAGACAAAAAGGCGTCATACTACAGCACGGTTCAATTCTGCAAGACATAGATGTAGATGAATTATTTGATATGTTTATTTATAAAAATGATCGTCTGAAAGATAAAATGAAAGCAGCATTTGTTGATAAAGCAATAGCTATCAATGATATTGCAGACCGTCATATTACATTAGAAGAAATGGAAGAAGCATTTTATGAAGGCTTTAAAAAAGGGCTAGATATAGAATACAAACCATTAGAATTTACGGATGCACAATTAGCAGAAATTAAAAACATTGAAGAAAAATACAAATCCGACGAATGGACATATAGAAAATAA
- a CDS encoding SA1362 family protein has product MKKVLFYLIIAIALFGLIMNLDVFILGFVKMIISFIIFGLILYLIYYFFFLTPDQRKYKKAMRKQKRRNK; this is encoded by the coding sequence ATGAAAAAAGTTTTATTTTATTTAATTATTGCTATAGCTCTGTTTGGGTTAATTATGAATTTAGACGTATTCATTTTAGGATTCGTTAAAATGATTATTTCGTTTATTATATTCGGTTTAATACTCTATTTAATTTATTATTTCTTCTTCTTAACACCAGATCAAAGGAAATATAAAAAAGCAATGCGTAAACAAAAACGGAGAAACAAATAA
- a CDS encoding aminopeptidase P family protein, translating to MMKIKNLRKVMNQKGLDAVVVLSPYNRRYLSNFTGSSGSLLITMDAAFLITDFRYIQQATSQSKDFEIVNQSGPMIGKINEMIKEGKLSHVGVEADLISYNEYQALNTTNVELSSIEGVIEAIRMIKDDFEIQQIQKAADIADETYEHILKWVKPGMTENEVNNEMEMFMRSKGATCSSFDTIVASGHRGALPHGVASNKVIEEGDMITLDYGALYEGYVSDITRTFAIGEPKEEMKKIYNIVLESQLASLEQIKPGMTGKEADTIARDIIKSYGYGDQFGHSLGHGIGLEVHEGPGLSQKSDFVLEENMCITIEPGIYVEGLGGVRIEDDVLVTKNGLQRFTKSSKDLIIL from the coding sequence ATTATGAAAATTAAAAATTTAAGAAAAGTTATGAATCAAAAAGGTTTGGATGCTGTTGTTGTATTATCACCCTATAATAGAAGATATCTTTCTAATTTTACAGGTTCGAGTGGCAGTTTATTAATTACTATGGACGCAGCATTTTTAATAACTGACTTTCGATATATTCAACAAGCTACTTCACAATCAAAAGATTTTGAAATAGTAAATCAATCTGGTCCAATGATCGGGAAAATTAACGAAATGATTAAAGAAGGTAAATTATCTCATGTTGGTGTTGAAGCTGATTTAATTTCTTATAATGAATATCAAGCTTTAAATACAACAAACGTTGAACTCTCTTCAATTGAAGGTGTTATAGAAGCGATTCGTATGATAAAAGATGATTTTGAAATTCAACAAATTCAAAAAGCTGCTGATATTGCAGATGAAACGTATGAACATATTTTAAAATGGGTTAAACCGGGTATGACAGAAAATGAAGTAAACAATGAAATGGAAATGTTTATGAGAAGTAAAGGTGCTACATGTTCATCATTTGATACTATTGTTGCTTCAGGTCATCGTGGCGCATTACCACATGGTGTGGCGAGCAACAAAGTGATTGAAGAAGGTGACATGATTACATTAGATTACGGTGCGTTATATGAAGGATACGTTAGTGATATCACGAGAACATTTGCTATTGGTGAACCGAAAGAAGAAATGAAAAAAATATATAATATCGTGTTAGAGTCTCAACTTGCATCTTTAGAACAAATTAAACCAGGTATGACAGGTAAAGAAGCAGACACAATTGCTCGAGATATTATCAAAAGTTATGGTTACGGAGATCAATTTGGACATTCTTTAGGACACGGCATAGGTTTAGAAGTACATGAAGGTCCTGGATTATCACAAAAATCAGATTTCGTACTAGAAGAAAACATGTGTATTACGATTGAACCGGGTATATATGTAGAAGGACTTGGCGGCGTTAGAATAGAAGATGACGTATTAGTTACAAAAAATGGCTTACAACGCTTTACTAAATCTTCAAAAGACCTTATTATTTTATAA
- the efp gene encoding elongation factor P — translation MISVNDFKTGLTIKVENGIWKVMDFQHVKPGKGAAFVRSKLRNLRTGAIQEKTFRAGEKVEKAQIDNARMQYLYANGDSHVFMDNATYDQLELPEESLKYELKFIKENMEVQIQSYEGETIGIELPNTVTLQVTETEPGIKGDTAQGATKQATVETGYSLNVPLFVNEGDLLIINTTDGSYVSRG, via the coding sequence ATGATTTCAGTTAATGATTTTAAAACAGGTTTAACAATAAAAGTTGAAAACGGAATTTGGAAAGTAATGGATTTCCAACACGTAAAACCAGGTAAAGGTGCAGCTTTTGTTCGTTCAAAATTAAGAAACTTAAGAACGGGTGCTATCCAAGAGAAAACATTTAGAGCTGGAGAGAAAGTAGAAAAAGCTCAAATTGATAATGCTCGTATGCAATATCTTTATGCAAACGGAGATAGCCACGTGTTTATGGATAACGCAACATATGATCAACTAGAATTACCAGAAGAAAGCTTGAAATATGAACTTAAATTTATAAAAGAAAACATGGAAGTTCAAATTCAATCATATGAAGGCGAAACAATTGGTATCGAATTACCAAACACAGTTACATTACAAGTTACTGAAACTGAACCTGGTATCAAAGGGGATACTGCACAGGGTGCTACTAAACAAGCAACTGTTGAAACTGGTTATAGTTTAAACGTTCCATTATTTGTTAATGAAGGTGACTTACTTATAATTAATACAACTGATGGAAGTTATGTTTCAAGAGGTTAA
- the accB gene encoding acetyl-CoA carboxylase biotin carboxyl carrier protein, with protein sequence MNLKQIKELVDLLDNSSLTELDINDKDFKLTLKKEIKQEVIYNQAPSNMNVEQQPSTNQSVPQQQATEPEVDNGITINAPMVGTFYKSPSPDEGPYVQVGSHVDADSTVCILEAMKLFNEIQAEVSGEITEILVEDGQMVEYGQPLFKVK encoded by the coding sequence ATGAACTTGAAACAAATTAAAGAACTTGTTGATTTATTAGACAATTCTTCTTTAACTGAACTTGATATTAATGATAAAGATTTTAAATTGACATTAAAAAAAGAAATTAAACAAGAAGTTATTTATAATCAAGCACCATCAAATATGAATGTTGAACAACAACCTTCTACTAATCAATCTGTTCCACAACAACAAGCAACTGAACCTGAAGTTGATAACGGAATAACAATTAATGCTCCAATGGTAGGTACTTTCTATAAATCTCCATCTCCTGATGAAGGACCATATGTTCAAGTAGGATCTCATGTAGATGCAGACTCAACAGTTTGTATATTAGAAGCTATGAAATTATTTAATGAAATTCAAGCAGAAGTATCTGGTGAAATTACTGAAATTCTAGTTGAAGACGGACAAATGGTAGAGTATGGCCAACCGTTATTTAAGGTGAAGTAA
- the accC gene encoding acetyl-CoA carboxylase biotin carboxylase subunit: protein MKKVLIANRGEIAVRIIRACRELNIQTVAIYSEADKDALHTQIADEAYCVGPTQSKDSYLHVPNIISIAKSTGCDGIHPGYGFLAENSDFAEMCEACQIKFIGPSYKSIQKMGIKDVAKEEMIKANVPVVPGSEGLVDTVKIAKKCAKQIGYPVIIKATAGGGGKGIRIARNEEELVTGFRMTQQEAETAFGNKGLYLEKFIENFRHIEIQIIGDSQGNVIHLGERDCTIQRRMQKLVEESPSPVLSEKMRKEMGEAAIRAAKAVEYENAGTIEFIYDLDEDAFYFMEMNTRIQVEHPVTEMVTGMDLVKLQLRVASGEALPLTQEEVDLSGHAIEFRINAESPFKKFMPSPGKINQYLTPGGYGVRIDSACYTGYTIPPYYDSMVAKLIVYGKDRTEAIQIGKRALTEFLVTGIDTTIPFHLRLLENDIFESGIFNTNFLEIHDIMNNEDN from the coding sequence ATGAAAAAAGTATTGATAGCAAATAGAGGGGAAATTGCGGTAAGAATCATTAGAGCTTGTAGAGAATTAAATATACAAACGGTCGCAATTTATTCAGAAGCTGATAAAGATGCCTTACATACTCAAATAGCTGATGAAGCATACTGTGTTGGACCGACACAATCTAAAGATTCATATTTGCATGTACCTAACATTATCTCAATTGCCAAATCAACAGGTTGTGACGGTATTCATCCTGGTTACGGATTTTTAGCTGAAAATAGTGACTTCGCAGAAATGTGTGAAGCATGCCAAATTAAATTTATAGGCCCTAGTTATAAATCTATTCAAAAAATGGGTATTAAAGATGTTGCTAAAGAAGAAATGATTAAAGCAAATGTACCTGTTGTACCTGGTAGTGAAGGTTTAGTCGATACTGTTAAAATTGCTAAAAAATGTGCAAAACAAATCGGTTATCCTGTAATTATTAAAGCTACAGCTGGCGGTGGCGGTAAAGGTATCAGAATCGCTCGTAATGAAGAAGAATTAGTTACAGGTTTTAGAATGACACAACAAGAAGCAGAAACTGCTTTTGGTAACAAAGGACTATATTTAGAAAAATTTATCGAAAACTTTAGACATATCGAAATACAAATTATTGGTGATTCTCAAGGTAATGTTATTCATTTAGGAGAACGTGATTGTACTATTCAACGTCGTATGCAGAAATTAGTAGAAGAATCTCCTTCACCTGTATTATCTGAAAAGATGCGTAAAGAAATGGGTGAAGCTGCTATAAGAGCTGCAAAAGCTGTTGAATACGAAAATGCAGGAACGATTGAATTTATTTATGATCTAGATGAAGATGCGTTTTATTTCATGGAAATGAATACGCGCATACAAGTTGAACATCCTGTAACTGAAATGGTAACGGGTATGGATTTAGTTAAATTACAATTACGAGTTGCTAGTGGAGAAGCACTACCATTAACTCAAGAAGAAGTTGATTTATCTGGACATGCAATCGAATTTAGAATCAATGCAGAAAGTCCATTTAAAAAATTCATGCCATCTCCAGGTAAAATAAATCAATATTTAACGCCAGGCGGTTATGGTGTAAGAATTGATTCAGCATGTTACACAGGATATACTATACCACCTTACTATGATTCAATGGTTGCAAAGCTTATTGTATATGGTAAAGATAGAACAGAAGCCATTCAAATTGGTAAAAGAGCATTGACTGAGTTCTTAGTAACTGGTATTGATACGACGATCCCATTCCACTTAAGATTATTGGAAAATGATATTTTTGAATCAGGTATTTTTAATACCAATTTCCTAGAGATTCATGATATTATGAATAATGAAGATAATTAA
- a CDS encoding Asp23/Gls24 family envelope stress response protein yields MAKTIENDKPSLGKIEIAPEVIEVIASIATTDIKGVSHMQSVFNKNSLEKFGKKNFGKGIKVDIKDDGIYINVYCSFDYGTKISETARKVQSEIKHALNTMTALTPKEVNVHIVNIHFQ; encoded by the coding sequence ATGGCTAAAACAATTGAAAATGATAAGCCTTCTTTAGGTAAGATTGAGATAGCACCAGAAGTAATTGAAGTCATAGCAAGTATAGCTACAACAGATATTAAAGGTGTCTCTCATATGCAATCTGTTTTTAACAAGAATTCTTTAGAAAAATTCGGGAAAAAGAATTTCGGCAAAGGAATAAAAGTCGACATAAAAGATGATGGTATTTATATTAATGTATATTGTTCATTTGATTATGGAACTAAAATTTCTGAAACAGCTAGAAAAGTCCAATCCGAAATTAAACATGCTTTAAATACGATGACAGCATTAACACCAAAAGAAGTTAATGTACATATCGTCAATATACACTTTCAATAA
- the nusB gene encoding transcription antitermination factor NusB, which produces MKRTELREIVFKTLYQLENNKTELTVEEAIAYLVEDFKGEQYLYVKNFVKEVIEKREELDDIFKPHLKNWTLERLLKTDRIILRMATYEINYTDTPQKVVFNEAVEIAKIYSDDEHYKFINGVLSRLSN; this is translated from the coding sequence ATGAAACGAACAGAATTAAGAGAAATAGTTTTTAAAACTTTATACCAATTAGAAAACAATAAGACCGAATTAACAGTAGAAGAAGCGATTGCTTATTTAGTAGAAGACTTTAAAGGCGAACAGTATCTATATGTTAAAAACTTTGTTAAAGAAGTAATTGAAAAACGTGAAGAATTAGATGATATTTTCAAACCTCATTTAAAAAATTGGACACTAGAACGATTATTGAAGACAGACAGAATTATATTAAGAATGGCAACTTATGAAATAAACTATACAGATACACCTCAAAAAGTCGTGTTTAATGAAGCGGTTGAAATTGCTAAAATTTATAGTGATGATGAACATTATAAATTTATCAATGGTGTTTTAAGTAGATTATCAAACTAA
- the xseA gene encoding exodeoxyribonuclease VII large subunit has product MDKYLSVTAITKYIKYKFDQDPHLQNVFIKGEISNFKRHSSGHLYFALKDDKGVLSAMMFKSNASHLSFNPKEGDQVLVEGRISLYESRGSYQIYVQSMQLDGIGLLYEKFEALKKELAEKGYFNSEHKLSIPKYPRKIAILTASTGAAIKDICSTLDKRYPLAEQVLISTLVQGKEAKDNIINNIKQADSLGVDVIIVGRGGGSIEDLWSFNEKEVVEAIYNCSTPIISAVGHETDTTLSDFVSDVRAATPTQAAVIATPDINALYQLITNARQYLTKHITQTIQRDRQNLNQLSSYYKLKTPSLLYDQETQLLDDYQKQLNRNLEKTIVRNKHRIDILQNKLRIGPISNKINQYKQDFKRLDHEQTQLMNRIILQKKQLLTSKLTQLDALSPTQTMLRGYSIIEKDDKIITSKEDLKIEDDITINLKDGKIKANVKEIR; this is encoded by the coding sequence ATGGATAAATATTTATCAGTAACAGCTATAACTAAATATATTAAATATAAATTTGATCAAGACCCTCATTTACAAAACGTATTTATTAAAGGTGAAATTTCAAATTTTAAGCGTCATTCAAGTGGACACCTTTATTTTGCATTAAAAGATGATAAAGGTGTATTAAGTGCGATGATGTTTAAATCAAATGCTAGTCATTTATCCTTTAATCCTAAAGAGGGTGACCAAGTACTTGTAGAAGGTCGTATTAGTTTATATGAATCAAGAGGCTCATATCAAATCTATGTCCAATCTATGCAATTAGATGGAATAGGCTTGTTATATGAGAAGTTTGAAGCATTAAAAAAGGAATTAGCTGAAAAAGGTTACTTCAATTCAGAACATAAATTGAGTATCCCTAAGTATCCTCGAAAAATAGCAATTCTAACTGCTTCGACTGGTGCTGCGATTAAAGATATTTGTTCAACTCTTGATAAACGTTACCCACTTGCTGAACAAGTATTGATTAGTACATTGGTTCAAGGTAAAGAAGCTAAGGATAATATCATTAACAATATTAAACAAGCGGATTCTTTAGGTGTTGATGTTATTATCGTTGGTCGTGGCGGTGGTTCAATTGAGGATTTGTGGAGTTTTAACGAAAAAGAAGTTGTTGAAGCGATATACAATTGTTCTACGCCAATTATTTCTGCTGTAGGTCATGAAACGGATACAACGTTAAGTGATTTTGTTAGTGATGTAAGAGCTGCAACGCCTACTCAAGCCGCAGTTATAGCGACACCTGATATTAATGCATTGTATCAACTTATTACAAATGCTCGTCAATATTTAACGAAACACATAACACAAACGATACAACGTGATAGACAAAATTTAAATCAACTTTCATCATATTATAAATTAAAAACACCTTCGTTATTATATGATCAAGAGACACAACTTTTAGATGATTATCAAAAGCAATTAAATCGAAATTTGGAAAAAACAATCGTACGAAACAAACATCGTATTGATATACTTCAAAATAAATTGAGAATTGGTCCAATTTCTAATAAAATAAATCAATATAAGCAGGACTTTAAACGTTTAGATCATGAGCAAACACAACTGATGAATCGAATTATTCTACAAAAAAAGCAATTGCTCACAAGTAAATTGACGCAATTAGATGCATTGAGTCCAACTCAAACAATGCTTAGAGGTTATTCTATCATCGAAAAAGATGATAAAATAATTACAAGTAAAGAAGATTTAAAAATAGAAGATGATATTACTATTAACTTAAAAGATGGTAAAATAAAAGCTAATGTAAAAGAAATTAGGTGA
- the xseB gene encoding exodeoxyribonuclease VII small subunit, with protein MAKEQNFEEMMVELEKVVGKLDEENISLEESIELYQRGIELSTKCETKLKEAEDKVNKLVEKEGNSNESDHE; from the coding sequence GTGGCTAAAGAACAAAACTTTGAAGAAATGATGGTTGAATTAGAAAAAGTAGTAGGCAAATTAGATGAAGAAAATATTTCATTAGAGGAGTCTATTGAACTTTATCAACGAGGAATCGAATTAAGTACTAAATGTGAAACAAAACTAAAAGAAGCTGAAGATAAAGTGAATAAATTAGTCGAAAAAGAAGGTAATTCGAATGAATCAGATCATGAATAA